GCTTTCTGTGCTTCTTCTGCCGTTGAGCCCGATGCACTCCAGCTTATTTGTTCCGGAATTTTGTTCGGGTCGAGCAACACATCTATTTTAATGCTGGATTGATTCATATTCTTTTTTTGAGGATGCAAAGATAAGCTATACTGTTTCTAAAATTGCCTGCCATAATAGCTCTGCAGACTTATCCCAATTAAACTGCTGCCATTGATGGCGGGACTTTTCAATCAGCTCATTCCGTTTGTTCTCATCTTTAAATAGCAACATCATTTTATCTGCAATGTCTTCATGGTTGGAATTATCAACATATAAAGCCGCTCCATCGCATGTTTCGCCAAAAGCTTCTATATCTGATGCAATAACAGGAACATTGCATTTTAATGCAGCTGCCAAATACATATCAAAATCATTATACAACGATACCGTTATATATGTATAAGCTGCTGCAATGATTTTTGCCAATTCATTTTCAGCGATCGCAGGCAAAACTTTTACATCGTTTCGGTATTTATATGTTTTCAGCAATTCATCAAACTCATTATTGGAATTAGTTGCTGCAATTAGTAATTGCATATTGCTTTTTTGCCGTTTCTTGAAAAAAGAAAATGCTTTTAATAATGTAAATAAATTATGAATGCTGCTTAGAGAACCGGCGTATAAAAAATATTCTTTGCCTTCTGCATATTTTTCTTTTATTGATTCTCTTTCATTAAAATCGATCGACTGATATAGATCATTTAGCCCAAAAGAGACAATGCTCATTTTGCTTTCATCAACCTTGTATTTCTCTAATAAAGTTTTTGTTATGGATTGAGAAATGCCAACAATGTTATTTGCTTTAATGTAAGATGGCGCAGCAAATTTTTTATAAAATGCAGCAACTTTCTTTTGTAACAATTTCGGATAGTGCAGAAATGCCAGGTCATTTACCAATAACAATTGTGGCGTTTTGCTTCGCAATGAACATAACCCGTTTGTATTAATTAAAACTGATGCTTTTATTTTTCTAACTTTTATTGTAAGTTTATAATTATACCAAAGCTGCCATAAAAGATTGTTGTTGCCAGGCTTGCCGATAATAAGAGATGAACAGTTTTTAGGCAGTGAATTTGTATCAAATTCTTCATCTGCAACAAACATGAATTGATGTGCAGAATGTTTAGTTGCAATTCTTGTAAAACATTCGTTAATGAAAGCTTTTTTTGCCACACTATTTTCTTTGTCAATGTCTTTTATGTTTATTACTATTATCACGTTTGCAAAAGTAATGAACACACTTAACAACGAGATAACATCTTTTAATAACTACTTAACTCAACGCATAATAGCTTTGCGTCCACATTTTTTATTTATCCCGATGCGAAAGGTATTTTTTGTATTTACGATTACGTTATCCGTTCTTACCCAAAAAAGTTTAGCACAAGCTGATACTACTACTATATCTGTTGCCGATGCAGAAAAGATCTTTTTACAAAAGAATCTTTTTTTATTGGCAGCTAAATATAATATTGACGCCAACAAGGCATTGATACGCCAGGCAAAGCTCTGGGATAATCCTGTTTTAAATACTGATCAGAATATTTATGATGGAAAATTTTTCCGTCATGATGCAGATAACGGTCAGGTGTATGTGCAATTACAGGAATTGATACGCACAGCAGGTAAGCGTAACAAAGCGGCTCAATTAGCAACGGATAATACCAAAATCTCTGAAGCACAATTTGATGACCTGGTAAGAACATTGCGTTATGCATTAAGAAGTGATCTGCATGAAACGCATCACTTACTCAGGATAAAAGCGGTGTATGATGCAGAGATCGCAGAAGTGCAAAAGCTTTCTGCGGGCATGGATGAATTATTGAAAGCGGGTAACATTTCTGTAAAGGAAAACATGCGCATTAAAGCATTGTTGTTTGGTTTACAAAATGAATTGGTAAATGTAGAAAGCCAGCTATTACCTATCCAGGCTGAAATAAAATTACTGCTACAAAATACCGATGGTAAATTTATAAAGCCTTCTTTTGATTATCAATTACCGGATATTATTAAAGCTTCCATTCCTGATAATGACAGCTTAATGAAACTGGCATTGGCAAACAGAACCGATATTAAGATCGCACAATCACAACTTGATTTTCAAAATCATAATTTGATCTATCAAAAAGCACTGGCAAAAGCAGATGTTACAGTAGGTACAGAGTTTGATCAGCGTAATAGCTATGCGCCTAATTACTTTGGGTTGGCTATTTCATTGCCGATAAATATTTTTAATCGTAACCAGGGAAATATAAAATCTGCACAGGCAAGCATTCTACAACAAAAAGCGGTAAGTGATCAAACACAGTTTAAAGCACAGAATGATGTAACAACTGCCGCTGATAAATTAAGGTATTTTCAAAGCATCAACAATCTTCAACAGCTTTCTTTTTCAGATCAATACGATGCATTGTT
The Ferruginibacter albus DNA segment above includes these coding regions:
- a CDS encoding glycosyltransferase, with the translated sequence MAKKAFINECFTRIATKHSAHQFMFVADEEFDTNSLPKNCSSLIIGKPGNNNLLWQLWYNYKLTIKVRKIKASVLINTNGLCSLRSKTPQLLLVNDLAFLHYPKLLQKKVAAFYKKFAAPSYIKANNIVGISQSITKTLLEKYKVDESKMSIVSFGLNDLYQSIDFNERESIKEKYAEGKEYFLYAGSLSSIHNLFTLLKAFSFFKKRQKSNMQLLIAATNSNNEFDELLKTYKYRNDVKVLPAIAENELAKIIAAAYTYITVSLYNDFDMYLAAALKCNVPVIASDIEAFGETCDGAALYVDNSNHEDIADKMMLLFKDENKRNELIEKSRHQWQQFNWDKSAELLWQAILETV
- a CDS encoding TolC family protein; translation: MKAFFATLFSLSMSFMFITIITFAKVMNTLNNEITSFNNYLTQRIIALRPHFLFIPMRKVFFVFTITLSVLTQKSLAQADTTTISVADAEKIFLQKNLFLLAAKYNIDANKALIRQAKLWDNPVLNTDQNIYDGKFFRHDADNGQVYVQLQELIRTAGKRNKAAQLATDNTKISEAQFDDLVRTLRYALRSDLHETHHLLRIKAVYDAEIAEVQKLSAGMDELLKAGNISVKENMRIKALLFGLQNELVNVESQLLPIQAEIKLLLQNTDGKFIKPSFDYQLPDIIKASIPDNDSLMKLALANRTDIKIAQSQLDFQNHNLIYQKALAKADVTVGTEFDQRNSYAPNYFGLAISLPINIFNRNQGNIKSAQASILQQKAVSDQTQFKAQNDVTTAADKLRYFQSINNLQQLSFSDQYDALFQNMLKSYQQRQLSLLEFIDFIDAYKDTKLKLVDQHNSLLKAAEDLNYAVGTDLIKDN